Proteins encoded together in one Zonotrichia albicollis isolate bZonAlb1 unplaced genomic scaffold, bZonAlb1.hap1 Scaffold_254, whole genome shotgun sequence window:
- the LOC141727772 gene encoding olfactory receptor 14A16-like yields the protein MADFHSAVACGHHLHTPMFFFLLNLALTDLGSICTTVPKAMHNTLWNTRTISYTGCATQLFLIYLSLGSQFYLLTIMCYDRYVSICKPLHYGTLLDSRACAHMAAAAWASAFLTALVHTANTFSLPLCHGKALGQFFCEIPQILKLSCSHSSLRELRLIAVSSCLALCCFVFIVFSYVQIFRAVLRISSEQGRHKAFSTCLPHLAVVSLFLSTVIFAHLKPPSISSPSLDLALSVLYSVVPPAVNPLIYSLRNQELKAAVWTMMTERFQKD from the coding sequence cgccgtagcctgcggccaccacctgcacacgcccatgttcttcttcctgctcaacctggccctcactgacctgggctccatctgcaccactgtccccaaagccatgcacaatacCCTCTGGAACACCAGGaccatctcctacacaggatgtgccaCACAACTCTTTCTGATTTACCTCTCCCTTGGATCACAGTTTTATCTCCTGACCAttatgtgctacgaccgctacgtgtccatctgcaaacccctgcactatgggaccctcctggacagcagagcttgtgcccacatggcagcagctgcctgggccagtgcctttctcactgctctcgtgcacacagccaatacattttccctgcccctgtgccatggcaaagccctgggccagttcttctgtgaaatcccacagatcctcaagctctcctgctcacactccagcCTCAGGGAACTGAGGCTCATTGCTGTTAGTTCTTGTTTAGCAttgtgttgttttgtgttcattgttttctcctatgtgcagatcttcagggccgtgctgaggatctcgtctgagcagggacggcacaaagccttttccacctgcctccctcacctggctgtggtctctctgttcctcagcactgttatctttgctcacctgaagcccccctccatctcctccccatccctggatctggccctgtcagttctgtactcggttgTTCCTCCAGCggtgaaccccctcatctacagcctgaggaaccaggagctcaaggctgcagtgtggacaatGATGACTGAGCGCTTTCAGAAAGATTAA